The following coding sequences lie in one Polyodon spathula isolate WHYD16114869_AA chromosome 15, ASM1765450v1, whole genome shotgun sequence genomic window:
- the LOC121327853 gene encoding probable G-protein coupled receptor 34 — MTSLINLGTLNDSLPYSFMESTSTVNTTLEANTTTCVINDDSMSIPLALAYSLMFVFGLLGNVLALYVFLCVHLKKNSVHVFLVNIAVADLILIICLPFRIVYHSTKNQWMLGQTFCKVVGNIFYMNMYISIILLGFISVDRYIKIQCSAQLYKLQKNKWSIITCCITWGMAIAFIIPMISKPEGKEKVTKCFQYKGRQNAKWKAFFNLAMVVVFWIVYISLMLSYGQIAKKLFKLSREKSDLPNARKYRRTAKKSFFVLFIFTVCFVPYHIFRVIYIWSQIHGTTCYWTNIIDKTNEVALLFSTLNSCLDPVMFFLLSGSVRKMTVSLLCRTTTEHQQAKASQATSSTWASFRIIHSFRQKQLITGI, encoded by the coding sequence ATGACAAGCCTCATTAATTTAGGGACATTGAATGATTCACTCCCCTACAGCTTTATGGAGAGTACAAGCACTGTAAATACAACACTGGAGGCCAACACCACTACATGTGTTATAAACGATGACTCTATGAGCATTCCTTTAGCCTTGGCCTACTCTCTCATGTTTGTCTTTGGACTGTTAGGAAACGTCTTAGCCCTGTACGTCTTCCTCTGCGTCCACTTGAAGAAGAACTCTGTCCATGTTTTCCTTGTCAACATAGCTGTTGCTGACCTCATCCTGATTATCTGCTTGCCTTTCCGCATCGTCTACCACAGCACCAAAAACCAGTGGATGCTGGGCCAGACCTTCTGCAAAGTGGTCGGCAACATTTTCTACATGAACATGTACATCAGCATCATCCTGCTTGGGTTCATCAGTGTGGACCGATACATCAAAATCCAATGCTCTGCACAGCTGTACAAACTGCAGAAGAACAAATGGAGCATCATCACATGTTGCATCACCTGGGGTATGGCCATTGCTTTCATTATACCCATGATCAGCAAACCAGAAGGCAAAGAGAAGGTCACTAAATGTTTCCAATACAAGGGCAGACAGAATGCCAAATGGaaagctttctttaaccttgCAATGGTTGTCGTCTTTTGGATAGTTTATATTTCCCTAATGCTCTCTTATGGTCAAATTGCCAAGAAGCTTTTCAAACTTTCTAGGGAGAAATCAGACCTTCCCAATGCCCGCAAGTATAGACGAACGgcaaaaaaatctttttttgtgctttttatcTTTACGGTGTGCTTCGTTCCATATCACATCTTTCGTGTAATCTACATCTGGTCCCAGATCCATGGCACTACCTGCTACTGGACAAACATCATTGACAAAACCAATGAGGTGGCACTGCTCTTCTCAACTCTAAACAGTTGCCTGGATCCAGTCATGTTCTTTCTGCTGTCAGGCTCTGTGCGCAAAATGACCGTCAGTCTCCTGTGCAGAACGACCACAGAGCACCAACAAGCGAAAGCTTCCCAGGCGACCAGTAGCACTTGGGCGAGTTTCcgcatcattcattcatttcgACAGAAACAGTTAATCACAGGAATCTAA